A region of the Myxococcus stipitatus DSM 14675 genome:
AACGCCTCGGGGTGCTCCTTGAGCGCGCGCAGCCGCAGGGCATGCAGCGCCTCCGCCTCCTCGGGCAGCACCGGGCGCAGGACGATGTCACCCTCGGCGCTCGTGCGGCCCTCGGCCTCCAGCACCGAGGAGAACCCCGCGACGTAGTCGGGATAGCGAGGCGTCCACCCCAGGAGCTTGAGCCGGGCGTTGGAGATGGCGCGGTCGCCGCGCAGGGACTCGTGCAGCGTCTCCAGCGGGACTCGCGGCGGAGGTGACAGGCCCAACCGGCGCGCCAGCCACCCCGCCGTCTCCTCGAGCGGCACCGCGCGGTCATCCGCCACGCAGTAGAGCGCCCCCGGAGTGCCCTGCTCCAGCGCGGCGAGGATGGCCGCGCACAGGTCATCCACATGGACCCGCGAGATGCGACCGCCGTGGTCCGGAACGCGGAGGGTCCCCGACAGCAAGCGGGAGTGCGCGCCGCGGCCGGGACCGTAGATGCCGGCGATGCGCAGCACCATCGCGCCCAGCGGCAGGTAGCGGGACTCCGCCTCCAGGCGCGGCAGTGACGAGGGCCAGGCGACATCCACGGGCGTGTCCTCGTCCACCGTGCCTCGCGCGGAGCCGTAGACTCCGGTGGAGGACAGGTAGATGAGCCGCGACGGGGGCCGCACCGCGAGCGCCTCCGCGATGGCCCCGTCGAGCCCGGCCTCGGGTGGAATGGACACGACGACGTGCGCGTCGCGCGTCTGGAGCAGCGCGTCCTCGAGCGACACGATGCGAGCCCCCGCGCGCTGGAGCTCCTCGCGTCGGGAGGCATCCCGCGTGGCGGCGAGCACGTCCCGCCCCGTCTGCGCTTGCGCCACCGCGAGCCGCGTCAGCGTGTACCCGGAACCCAGGAGGACCAGAGAGGCTGTCATGCCCTCCGCGATAACGGGAGCGCGTGGCGAAGGCAAGCCGCGACGCGTGGCCTACAGCTCGGCGCTGGCGCGCGGGTCGATGATGCCGCACTCCTTGATTTTGTAGAGCAGCGCCTTGTAGCTGATGCGCAGCTTGCCCGCCGCGCGCCGCTTGTTCCACGCCGTGCGCTGGAGCATCGCGAGGATGGCCTCGCGCTCGGCCAGCATCGCCGCGCGCTTGCCGATGTCCTTCAGCGACAGCTCTCCCGAGGGAGGCGGCGGCGGAGGCGGCTGGGGCACGTCGAACGGATTGACGTAGCGCGGCGCCGGGATGACGGAGTTCACCGGCTCCGGAGGCGCGACATGCGCCGCGGGCGAAACGGAGCCCACGGACGACACCGCACCGGACGCCCGGGCAGGCATCTCCAGCACCTGCGCGGAGGGCACGGAGGGGACGCGGCCCGTCTCCTCCATCGAGCGCCCCGGACTGGAGTAACCCCCATCATCCCCGCCATACGCCGTGGGCAAGGACGGCGCGCTCGCCGGGGCTCGCCCTTCCGCGTGGAGCTCGTCGAGCACCAGCGTCGGGTCCTTCAGCACGCACAGCCGGCGCACCATGTTCTCCAGCTCGCGCACATTGCCCGGCCAGTCGTAGTCGGCGAAGGCCTGCAGTACTTCCGTCGGGAGCTCGGAGACGCCGGTGATGTACTGGCGGCCGTACTTCTTGAGGAAGTGGTCGGTCAGCGGCACCACGTCCTCGCGCCGCTCGCGCAGGGGCGGCAGGCGGATGGCCACCACGTTGAGGCGGTAGTAGAGGTCCTCGCGGAAGTTGCCCAGCGCGATCTCCTTCTCCAGGTCGCGGTTGGTGGCCACCACCACGCGGCTGTCCACGCGCACGCTCTTCTTGCCGCCCACGCGGAAGAACTCTTCGTCCTGGAGCACCTGGAGCAGCTTCGCCTGGAGCCGGATGGCCATCTCGCCAATCTCATCCAGGAAGATGGTGCCTTCGTCCGCCAGCTCGAACTTGCCGGGCTTCTCCGCGGTGGCACCGGTGAAGGCGCCGCGCTCGTGGCCGAACAGCTCGCTCTCCAGCAACTCACCGGGCAGCGCCGCGCAGTTCACCTTGATGAAGGGCCGGCCTCGGCGCTGGCTGCGTGCGTGGATCTCCCGCGCGATGACCTCCTTGCCCGTGCCGGACTCGCCCAGCAGCAGCACCGGGACGTTCTCGTTCGCGATGCGCTCCACCAGGGCCCGCGCCCGACGCATCGCGGGGGACGTGGAGATGAGCACCCGCGCATCCGCCGCCGTGTCCACCACGGGACGAGGCCCCAACCCCTGGACCACGGCCTGCCGCTCCGGAGCGCGCGCGCCCAAGGCCCGCGCCAGCGCGTCCTGCAGGTCGTCATTGCCCAGCGGCTTGGAGAGGTAGTCGCTGGCGCCCATCTTCATGGCCCGCACGGCGTCATCCGCGCCCGTCAGGCCGCTGAGCACCACCACGGGCGCGGTGCCCCCCTGTCCCCGGTAGCGCCGGAGCACCTCCAGGCCGCTCATCTCCGGCATCACCACGTCGAGCAGCACCGCGTCGAAGGAGCCGCCCGCGAGCATCTCCAGCGCCTGCGCACCGCTCGACGCACAGCGGACCTGATACCCCGCGCCTCCCAGCAGCTCGGACAGGAAGGTGCGAACCGACTCCTCGTCATCCACCACCAGCACCGCGATCCGATCCATCCCCTCGCCTCCGCTCGCCCTCTGCATCGAACCTCCGCCCATCCTCAAACCGAGACCCGGGCCATGGCCCCGGCCAGTCGACGAAACTCACGCGTGCGTCGCATCTCCTGCTGGGCCGCGTTCAGGAGCTGGTGGGGCGTGCCCACCGTGTCCGGAAAGCTCACCGCCCCCAGGGCCAGCGACGTGCGCACCACCCGACCATCCACCTGGAAGCGCGCCGACTCGAAGCGCGCCGTCACCCGCGACAGCATCACCGGCACCGCCTCCGCGGGGGTCCCCGGCAACATCACCGCGAACTGGGACTCCCCCACCCTCGCCACCGCGTCCGCCTCGCGCACCGTCTGGCCCAGCGCCACCGCGCTGTACACCAGCAGCCGCTCCGCCATGCCGCGCCCGGCGTCCTTGCGCAGCGCACTCCAACCACTCACTTCCGCCGCCACCACGGAGAAGGTCCCGCCGTAGCGCTCACACCGACGGACCTCCAGCCCCAGGAGCGCGAGCAGGAAGGGCCGGTTGTAGAGCCCCGTCACCGGGTCATGCAGCGCCAGCGCCGTCTCCTCCTCCTCTCCCGAGGCGGCCCGCAGCACGGCGGCCTTCAAGCGCAGCTGCGCGTGCAGCTTCACCGTCAGCTCCGCGCCACTTCCCGCCCGGGGCGCCACGTCCACGCACTGCCCCTTCTCCAGACAGTGTTGATAGGCACCCGCGTCGCTCGAATCCACCAGGTAGAGCAGGGGCACGGAGCCCCGGCTGAGCTGCTTCAACCTCCGGGCCACCTGCATGGCCGCGTAGTCGGGGGCCTGGGCCGCCAGGAGGACGGCATCGGGACGGATGACCTCGAACAGGGGCACCGCCGCGTCGAAGCGCGTCACGGGAACCACCCTGAAGCCCGCCTCCCCCAGAAGCATCCGCGTCCGTTCCAGGTCGTCCGCCCGTGGCTCGACAAGCAGCACGGTGGGAGGCTGCCCCGCCTTCCCCACCCGCTTGCGCCTCACGCCCACCACGTCCGCCTCCCCACCAGAAATTTCTCCACTGCTCCTCCGGCACGCGCCCGGAATTACAGTCCTCAGCCCTTCCCTGACCTCTTCATCCCCCTGGATTTCCAGGAGAAGGGCACTCGACTACCCACTCTGGTCGTCGCATTTAGCAACCGACATGCCACCTTGGACCTCACGCAACCGGGCCTCCAGCTCGGCCTCCGTGAAGCGAAGTGTGAAGGTGGGCACATCGTTGATGACGACCACCGGGATGTCATGACGCCACCGCTCGAACAGCTCCGGGGACTCCAGGATGGAGATGAGCCGCAGCTCGAAGGGGATGCGAGCGCGGACGGCCTCGACGATGTCGGCCGCCTTGTCGCAAAGACTGCATTTGGGTTTCGAGTAGATCTCGACTCTCATGGCGTGCAGGATGGAAGGTCGATGCGTGGGTTGACTGGTGACTTTTCGACGATGCCCCTCAAGGACCTCGTCGTCTACCTCGGGAACCGTCGAGCCACCGGCTCGCTGAGGGTGGAGCGTGGAGAGGTCCGCAAGCAATGGGTCCTCCGCGACGGCCAGGTCATCTGCGCCAGCTCCAACCAGCCCCGGGAGTATTTCGGACAATTCCTCATCAACATGGGGCACCTGACGGCCGCCCAGCTGGAGAAGGCCTTCGCCACCCAGACGCAGTCGCGCGTGTTCCTGGGGAAGGTGCTGGTGACGTCGGGGGTGGTGCCGGAGGCCATGGTGCGCTCGACGCTGAGCCACAAGTTCCGGGAGATGCTGCTGGATGCCTTCCATTGGCAGGAAGGCGAGTTCACCTTCGAGTCCTCCGACACGGCGCCCGACATCGCGGGCCTCGACGTGGAAGTGGACCTGGTGGACATCCACCGCGAGGGCGAGTTCCGGGAGACGGCGTGGGAGGCCATCCGCGCGGTGTTCCCCTCCGGCGCCACGCGGCTGTCCGTGGACGAGCGCAAGCTGCCGGAGCGCAAGCCGGGGAGCATGGATGAGCGCATCATCCAGCACATCCACGACGGACTGAGCATCGACGGCATGGCGCGGGCCCTCCACGCGACGGACTTCTTCCTCTACCAGCGGCTCTACGCGCTCTACCGGCTGGACGCGGTGAAGGTGTCCGACGAAGCCCCGGTGCCCGTCACCGCCGCCGTGGTGGAGGAGGAGAAGGAGGACACGGGCGTCATCGGCTCCGAGTCGTCCTCCGACGAAGTCCTCCAGGCCGCGCAGCTCTTCCTCGACGCGGGCAACACGCGGGACGGAGAGGCCCTCGCGCGGCGCGCGCACGAGATGTCCCCCACGGCCCAGTCCGCGGCGCTCTTGAAGACGGCGCAGGAGAAGCTCCTGTCGGAGCTGCGGCGGGAGATGATGGACGCGTCGCAGGTGCCGGCGCTGCTGGTCGCGCCGTCGAACCTGAAGAGCCTCCAGCTCACCGCGCCCGAGCGCTACCTGCTGTCGCGAGTGGACGGCCGGCGCGACGTCGCCGCCATCGTCCACGTGTCGCCGTTGCAGGAGCTGGACGCGCTCAAGTTCTTCCACGGCTTCGTGAACATGGGCCTGGTGAAGCTCACCGCGCGCTAGGTCGCAGCGCGCGGCTCAGGGTGTGCCCGCGGTGGCGGCGGGCGCGGTGACCTCGAGCGGCGCGGGCACTCGCTGCAATCCCAGGCGCAGGGCCTCGCGTCCCAGCCAGGTGCCCCGGATGCGCCACTTCGGGTCATTGACGATGAGCGCGGCCACGGCGACGCGCGGGTTGTCGCGAGGCGCGAAGCCCACGAACCACGAGTAGTCCCGGAAGGGACTGCGGTCCGCCAGGGTGCCCGTCTTGCCCACGGCGTTGTCCACGCGGAAGGCGCGCTCGCGGAACACGGCGCGCGCGGTGCCGTGGGTGACGGTCTCCTCCAGCATGTCGGTGAGCGCCTGGGCGGCCGCGGGCTCCAGCACACGCTCGCCCTCGGCGGGCAGGAGCGGGCTGCCCCGCGGCGGCTCCACCAGCACCGGGTCCACCCACCGCCCGTCATTGGCCGCGACCGAGGCCATGAGCGCGCCATGCAGCGGAGACAGGTAGATGTCACCAAAGCCCGCGCCGGTGTTGGCCAGGTCGAAGCCCTCCTCCGGCACGGAGGCGAGCGACACGTCCATGGGCACGGGGAAGGCAATCTCCCGGTTGAAGCGGAAGCGCGCGGCCATGCGCCGCAGGGCGTCCGCGGTGAGGTGCTTCTGCGTCAGCTTGGCGAAGATGACGTTGGCGCTCTTGCCCATGGCGAGCGCCAGCGAATAGCAGGCCCCGTCGCGCTCGGTGTCCTCGAGGTTCCGCTCGGTGAGCCGCCGCTTGCCGCCGTGGAAGCACTCCTCCATGGACGGCGTGACACCTGCTTCCAGCAGCGCGCTGCCAGTGACGATCTTGAAGATGCTCGCGGCGGGGAACACCGCGCGATAGGGCAAGCCCCGCAGCTCCGGCTGCGCCGCCGAGTGCTCCGCCAGCGCCAGCACCCGCCCCGTCGAGGGCTCCAGCACCACGGCGGCGCCATAGGGCACCTCGTAGTCGCGCAGAATCTTCGTCAACGACGCCTGGAGCACCGGGTCCACGGTGAGCACCTGCTCCGGGCCATCCTTCTCCTTCACCACCAACCGCTCGCCCTGGAGCTTCGCGCGGGCCAGCAGGTCCAGGCCGCGAGGCATGGACTGCAGCTTCGCCATGGGCGGAGCCTTCAGCCGCGAGGGCACCGGCGAGGGAGGCACCATCCCGGGCTCGAGCGTGACCACGGCCGGGGCCGCTTGCTCGGTTCCAGGAGGCACCACGCCGTCGCTGGGCGGCGGGCTGGACTCGGGCGCGGTGGCGCTCGCTCCGTCCACGGGGGCAGGAGCCACACCGGGGGTCGTGGCCGGTGGGAGACTCCCGGCGGAGGGCGCGGGGGACGACGCCGCCACGGGGCTCCCCGTCGGGGGAGCCTCTTCGGGCGCGGGTCCGTTGGCGCCCAGGAGCAGGGCGAGGGGGCACAGCGCGGCGGCGGACAGGAGGCGGCGGCGAATCGTCATATGCGGCCGGGGAATCCTAGCGGTTGTCGGGGCGCTGTCCATCGACGCTTCCCTGGCAGGCGGATTCTCCCGTCCGCCCGAGAAACTTGGCGGACGGGCGCGCAAGTCCGATAGGTTCGCCCGCACTTTGGACGGACTGAAAGAAACCCTGGTCATCTGGAGCGCCGAGCTTCGCCGGGCGCTGCGCAGTGGCCGAGCAGTGGTGTTGCTCGGGCTCTACAGCATGTTCTCCGCGCTGGTGCTGCTCGTCGTCGGCTGGATTACGCGCGAGATTCGCAACGCGGTGAATCAGCAGTTGGCGAACGCGGGCGCGGACACGGATGCCCCCGCGCGCGTCGCGGAGGAGATGCGCAAGGGCGTGCTGGGCTTCCTCTCCAGCAACGACACCGCGATGATCGAGGCGCTCGCGCAAGTGCCTCTCGAGGTGCTGCTCGTCTTCAAGGTCACCCTCTTCTTCCTGCCCGCCTACGTGGCGTTGATGGGGTTCGACCAGATCAGCGGCGAAGTGGGCCCGCGCTCCATGCGCTACCTGACGGTGCGCGCGCGGCGCTCGTCGGTACTGCTGGGCAAGTTCCTCTCGCAGGCGTCGCTGCTCGTGGGCCTGGTGCTGGTCATCGACCTGGCCATCTTCGTCTACGCGCGCATCGCCAACCCGGACTTCGGCTTCGCGGCCATGAGCCTGAACCTCATCAAGTTCTGGCTGGCCGCCATCGTCTTCTCGCTGTCGTACGTGGCCCTCACCACGCTGTGCTCCAGCCTCTTCCGGAGCCCCCCGGTGAGCCTGGTGTTCAACTTCATCGTCCTCTTCGTCTTCTGGCTGATGGACACGGTGGGCCGGGCCGTGGGCGAGGAGAGCGCGCTGCGCGGGCTGCGCTACCTGTCGCCTTCCCACTACGCGTCGGACCTGCTGCACCCGCAGCTCACCCAGTTCGGCATCAGCGGCGCGGCCTACGCGGGCTTCGCGACCATCTTCTTGTTGGGCGCCTACGGTGCTCTGCGCGCGAGGGATTTGTGAGCGACCTGGCCATCGAGTTGATCGGCATCACCAAGCGCTTCGGCCCCAAGGTCGCGGTCAACAACGTCAGCTTCCAGGTGCCGCGCGGCGCGGTGTACGGCCTCATCGGCCCCAACGGCGCCGGGAAGACCACCACCTTCTCCATGATGTGCGGCTACCTCTACCCTTCCGAGGGCTCGCTCAAGGTCATGGACGTGGACCCGACCGTGCCCGGCGCCCTCAAGGGGAAGCTGGGCGCGCTGCCTCAGGACGCGGTGCTGCCGGCCAGCTGGGAAGTGGGCGCGCTGCTGATGTACTGGGCGCGCCTGTCCGGCCTCGAGTCCCCCGAGAAGGAGGCCCGCGAGGCGCTGGAGCAGGTGGGGCTGATGGAAGCCTGGAACGTGCAGACGCAGGCGCTCAGCCATGGCATGGCCAAGCGCACGGCCATGGCGCAGGCCCTGATGGGGCGTCCGCCGTTGGTGCTGCTGGATGAGCCCACCGCGGGCTTGGACCCGCGCATCGCCGCGCAGGTGCGTCAAGTCATCCGCGACATGAAGGGCAAGCAGACAGTCGTGGTCTCCAGCCACAACCTCCAGGAGCTGGAGGAGCTGTGCGACGCCGCGGCCATCCTCGACAAGGGATTGCTGGCGCAAGCCGGCTCCATGTCCGAGCTGACCAGCCAGGGCGCGGAGTTCCGCGTGCAAATTGCCCGTGGCACTGTGATTCCCCCGGAGCTCCTGGCGCTCCCGGACGTCACCGACGCGCGCATGGAAGGTGAGCACGTCCTGGTGGTGCGCTTCGGCGGACAGGCGAAGCCCGAGGAGGTCATCAGCCGAGTCGTGGCCCACCTCCTCCAGACGGGCGTCCTCATCCTGGGCGTCAGCCAGGGACGGCGGCTCGAGGACCGCGTTCTCCAGTTGCTCTAGCAGCGCGGGTTCAACTCACCCCACCTTGCGGACAAAGCCGACGTAGCTCGTCCCTCTGCGCTCCAGGCGGACGAGCTCGTGGCCTGTCGCATCACACCAGGCGGGGAGGTCCGCCTCCAGGCCGCGATCCGTGGAGATGAGCTCCACGAGCGCCCCGGCGGACAAGCGCCTCATCACCTTCGCGATCTCCAGGATGGGCATGGGGCAGAACGCCCCGGATGTGTCGACGCGCTCGGTGATGTCCATCTGCCAACTCTCTCGCTTCAGGGAGATCCGAGCATGCGGAATTTTTCCGAGCGCTCTCTCGTTCCCCGGCTCCCAAGGGGCCTGGTTGACGAATGTAGAGCGTGTCCACTCGGCTTGCGCGTCTTGAAAACCCTCTGTTAAGTACCCCGGCCCTCTCAAACTTTCTCGCCCATCCACGCTCGGGGCCGGAGTCGGACCTATGGCGAAGGAGCAGAACCCACCCATGAAGCCCAATATCATCGTGGCCCTGCTGGTCGGCCTCGTGCTTGGTTTCGTTGGCGGCCGCGTCTACAGCGGCGCGTCCCCGAAGGCAGACACCAAGCCGGCCGCTCAAGCAGCTCAAGCCAACAACGCGCGCCGTCCGGTAGACCCCACCGTGTTCAAGGTGCCCATCGACGGTTCCCCCAGCCGGGGCAACGCCGATGCACTTGTCACCTTGGTCGAGTTCTCCGACTACGAGTGCCCCTTCTGCAGCCGCGCCAACGCGACGGTGGAGAAGCTGGAGCAGGACTACGGCAAGAAGCTGCGCGTCGTGATGAAGCAGAACCCGCTCTCCTTCCACCCGCGCGCCAAGCCCGCGGCCCTCGCGGCCCTCGCGGCCGGTGAGCAGGGGAAGTACTGGGAGATGCACGGCAAGCTCTTCGCCAACCAGAAGAAGCTGGATGACGTGTCGCTGGAGCAGTACGCGCGCGAGCTCGGGCTGGACCTGGACAAGTGGAAGACCGACCTGGCCAACCCGAAGTTCTCCGACCTCATCCAGAAGGAGCAGGCGCTCTCCAACCAGCTGGGTGCCACGGGCACCCCGGCCTTCTTCATCAACGGCCGCTTCCTCTCCGGCGCGCAGCCCATCGACAACTTCAAGGCCCTCATCGACGAGGAGCTCACCAAGGCGGAGGCCCTGGTGAAGGGCGGCGTCCCCGCCGGCCAGGTGTACGCGAAGATCATCGAGAAGGGCGCCGAGCGCGCCGCTCCGAAGGCCGCGCCCCAGCAGCCGCCCCCGTCCGTCCGCAAGGTGGACGTCCCCGCGAACTCGGCCTCCTTCGGCCCGGCCACCGCGAAGGTGACCATCGTCGAGTGGTCCGACTTCGAGTGCCCCTTCTGCAGCCGCGCGGTCCCCACGCTGCAGCAGATCAAGAAGGAGTACGCCAAGGACGTGCGCGTGGTGTTCCGTCACCAGCCGCTGTCCTTCCACGCGAACGCGAAGCCCGCCGCCGAGGCCTCCGAGGCCGCGCTGGAGCAGGGCCGCTTCTGGGAGTACCACGACAAGCTCTTCGCCAATCAGAAGGCGCTGGACCGGGCCTCCCTGGAGAAGTACGCGCAGGAGCTGGGCCTGAATGTCGCCAAGTTCAAGGCGGCCCTGGACTCCGGCAAGTTCCGCGCGAAGGTGGAGGCGGACGCCGCCGCTGGCGCCGCGGTGGGTGCCAACGGCACGCCGACGTTCTTCGTCAACGGTCGTGAGGTGGTCGGCGCGCAGCCCTTCGACAGCTTCAAGCGGCTGATCGACGAGGAGATCGCCAAGGCCGACAAGCTGCTGGCCGCGGGCACCAAGCCCGAGGAGCTCTACGCGAAGCTGAACGCGGAGAACGTCGCCAACGCCCCGGCCGCGCCTCCCGCGGGTGCTCCCGCCGAGCCGCCGGTCCAGAAGGTGGGGGTCGGCAACTCGCCGGTGAAGGGTCCCGCGAACGCGCCCGTCACCATCGTCGCCTTCTCCGACTTCGAGTGCCCGTTCTGCAGCCGCGTGGTGCCCACGCTCAAGCAGGTCGAGGAGCAGTACGCCGGCAAGGTGAAGATTGCCTTCCGCAACCAGCCGCTGCCCATGCACCCGAACGCCAAGCCCGCCGCGGCCGCCGCCCTGGCCGCGCACGAGCAGGGCAAGTTCTGGGAGATGCACGACAAGCTCTTCGCCAACCAGCGCGCCCTGGACCGCACGTCCCTGGAGAAGTACGCGCAGGAGCTGGGCCTGAACGTCACCAAGTTCAAGGCGGCCCTGGACTCGAACAAGTTCGGTCCGCAGATTGACGCGGACGCCGCGGACGCCAACCGCCTGGGCGCCTCGGGCACCCCGACGTTCTTCATCAATGGCCGCACCGTCGTGGGCGCGCAGCCCCTGACGGAGTTCAAGCGCGTCATCGACGAGGAGCTGAAGAAGGCCGGCGCGGTGGCGGCGGACCGGAAGTAACCGCCCCGCCCCTTCGGGCCCCTGAAACACCAGAGGCCGTCGGACCGACTCGGGTCCGGCGGCCTCTTGCTTTGACGCGGGGAGTGCTCGCGCGTCAGGAGACGGCGATGGCGTCGATCTCCACCTTGGAGCCGCGGGGCAGCGCGGCCACCTGCACGGTGGCGCGGGCCGGCGGCGCGCCGGGGAAGTAGCGGCCGTACACCTCATTCACCTTGGCGAAGTCACCCAGGTCCGTGAGGAAGATGGTGCAGCGCACCACGTGGCTGAAGTCCAGGCCGCCCGCCGTCAACACGGCCTTCAGGTTGAGCATCACCCGCTCCGCCTGGGCGACGACGTCGCCCTGCACCATCTCCATGGTGACGGGGTCCAGGGGAATCTGGCCGGAGAGGAAGGTCATCTTCCCCGAGTCCACCTGGACGGCCTGCGAATACGGACCAATGGCCTTGGGGGCCTCGTCCGAGTGGAGGGTCTTTCGAGCCATGGAGCGCACCTCGAGGAGTCGGGCGGCCGGAGATGGCCGCCGGATTGCTCGGGCGCTCTACCACGAATGGGGGCGGATTAGATTCGCTCGACGGAGTAGACGCCGCTCAGACGCTCGATGGTGCGCATCAAATCGGTGAGCTGCTTGAGGTCCGAGATGATGACCTCGAAGGTGTTCACCGCCCGGTCATCCCCGGTGGCCCTGCAGTTGGCCTGGGAGATGTTGACGCCCTTCTTCGAGAAGATGTTCGAGATGTCCGCTAGAAGACCGGTCCGGTCCGCCGTGAGCACGCGCAGGGTGACGGGGCGCTTGAAGTCCCCGCGCACGTCCCAGGAGACGTCCACGCGCCGCTCGGGGTCCGTGGCGAGCGCCTTCTCGCACCCCACCGTGTGCACCGTGACGCCCCGTCCCCGCGTGATGAAGCCGGCGATGGGGTCACCCGGGACGGGGTTGCAACACCGTCCGAAGCGCACCAGCACGTCGTCCACGCCGCCAATCTGCACGCCGCTGCGGTTGCTGCGGCCCACCAGGCGCTTGGCCAGGTCCGTCACGCGGGACAGGCCCGGCAGCATCGACGAGGCGCCGGAGGACGCGCTGTTGCCCGAGGACTCGGAGCGGGACGAGGCCTCCGCCTCGTTGCGCTTCTCCTCCGGAACCAGGCGCTGCACGAGCTGCTGCGGCGTCACCTTGCCGTAGCCGATGGCCACCAGCAGGTCATCCTCGACGCGGAAGCCCAACTCCTCGGCCACCCGCTTCACTTCGCCGTTCTTGAGCAGGCGGTTGAAGTTGAGCTGGAAGCGCTTGAGCTCGCGGTCCGTGAGCTCGCGGCCCAGCTGGAGGCTCTTCTCGCGCTGCTGCTGCTTGATGAAGCCGCGGATGCGCTGCTGCGCGCGGCTCGTCTTGACGAAGGTGAGCCAGTCCTTGGACGGGTGCTGCTGAGGGCTGGTGAGCACCTCCACGGTGTCGCCGTTCTTCAGCTTGTAGCGCAGCGGGACGATCTTCCCGTTCACCTTCGCGCCCACGCACCGGTTGCCCACGTCCGAGTGGATGGCGTACGCGAAGTCCACCGGCGTCGCGCCCCGAGGCAGCGAGCGCACATCGCCCTTCGGCGTGAAGACGAAGACCTCGTCGGTGAAGAGGTCCACCTTCACCGTCTCGAGGAACTCCTTGGGGTCCTTGAGGTCCTGCTGCCACTCCATGAGCTGGCGCAGCCAGGCGAACTTCTCGTCATCCTTGGAGATGACGGCCTTGCCCTCCTTGTACTTCCAGTGGGCGGCGATGCCTTCCTCGGCGATCTTGTGCATCTCCGCCGTGCGGATCTGCACCTCCACGCGCTC
Encoded here:
- a CDS encoding penicillin-binding transpeptidase domain-containing protein, coding for MTIRRRLLSAAALCPLALLLGANGPAPEEAPPTGSPVAASSPAPSAGSLPPATTPGVAPAPVDGASATAPESSPPPSDGVVPPGTEQAAPAVVTLEPGMVPPSPVPSRLKAPPMAKLQSMPRGLDLLARAKLQGERLVVKEKDGPEQVLTVDPVLQASLTKILRDYEVPYGAAVVLEPSTGRVLALAEHSAAQPELRGLPYRAVFPAASIFKIVTGSALLEAGVTPSMEECFHGGKRRLTERNLEDTERDGACYSLALAMGKSANVIFAKLTQKHLTADALRRMAARFRFNREIAFPVPMDVSLASVPEEGFDLANTGAGFGDIYLSPLHGALMASVAANDGRWVDPVLVEPPRGSPLLPAEGERVLEPAAAQALTDMLEETVTHGTARAVFRERAFRVDNAVGKTGTLADRSPFRDYSWFVGFAPRDNPRVAVAALIVNDPKWRIRGTWLGREALRLGLQRVPAPLEVTAPAATAGTP
- a CDS encoding sigma-54-dependent transcriptional regulator, which gives rise to MDRIAVLVVDDEESVRTFLSELLGGAGYQVRCASSGAQALEMLAGGSFDAVLLDVVMPEMSGLEVLRRYRGQGGTAPVVVLSGLTGADDAVRAMKMGASDYLSKPLGNDDLQDALARALGARAPERQAVVQGLGPRPVVDTAADARVLISTSPAMRRARALVERIANENVPVLLLGESGTGKEVIAREIHARSQRRGRPFIKVNCAALPGELLESELFGHERGAFTGATAEKPGKFELADEGTIFLDEIGEMAIRLQAKLLQVLQDEEFFRVGGKKSVRVDSRVVVATNRDLEKEIALGNFREDLYYRLNVVAIRLPPLRERREDVVPLTDHFLKKYGRQYITGVSELPTEVLQAFADYDWPGNVRELENMVRRLCVLKDPTLVLDELHAEGRAPASAPSLPTAYGGDDGGYSSPGRSMEETGRVPSVPSAQVLEMPARASGAVSSVGSVSPAAHVAPPEPVNSVIPAPRYVNPFDVPQPPPPPPPSGELSLKDIGKRAAMLAEREAILAMLQRTAWNKRRAAGKLRISYKALLYKIKECGIIDPRASAEL
- a CDS encoding GNAT family N-acetyltransferase, yielding MTASLVLLGSGYTLTRLAVAQAQTGRDVLAATRDASRREELQRAGARIVSLEDALLQTRDAHVVVSIPPEAGLDGAIAEALAVRPPSRLIYLSSTGVYGSARGTVDEDTPVDVAWPSSLPRLEAESRYLPLGAMVLRIAGIYGPGRGAHSRLLSGTLRVPDHGGRISRVHVDDLCAAILAALEQGTPGALYCVADDRAVPLEETAGWLARRLGLSPPPRVPLETLHESLRGDRAISNARLKLLGWTPRYPDYVAGFSSVLEAEGRTSAEGDIVLRPVLPEEAEALHALRLRALKEHPEAFGTSFVEESAVSLDVVRARLVASDTQRVMGAYDGTRLVAMGGVRAEPRIKCAHKAVIWGMYVASEVRSRGLGRRLLQSLVAEARKMPGVEQLMLIVVANNASAHGLYRSMGFQTYGVEPRALKIDGAYVDEELMVFRL
- a CDS encoding ABC transporter permease; this encodes MDGLKETLVIWSAELRRALRSGRAVVLLGLYSMFSALVLLVVGWITREIRNAVNQQLANAGADTDAPARVAEEMRKGVLGFLSSNDTAMIEALAQVPLEVLLVFKVTLFFLPAYVALMGFDQISGEVGPRSMRYLTVRARRSSVLLGKFLSQASLLVGLVLVIDLAIFVYARIANPDFGFAAMSLNLIKFWLAAIVFSLSYVALTTLCSSLFRSPPVSLVFNFIVLFVFWLMDTVGRAVGEESALRGLRYLSPSHYASDLLHPQLTQFGISGAAYAGFATIFLLGAYGALRARDL
- a CDS encoding DUF4388 domain-containing protein, which codes for MRGLTGDFSTMPLKDLVVYLGNRRATGSLRVERGEVRKQWVLRDGQVICASSNQPREYFGQFLINMGHLTAAQLEKAFATQTQSRVFLGKVLVTSGVVPEAMVRSTLSHKFREMLLDAFHWQEGEFTFESSDTAPDIAGLDVEVDLVDIHREGEFRETAWEAIRAVFPSGATRLSVDERKLPERKPGSMDERIIQHIHDGLSIDGMARALHATDFFLYQRLYALYRLDAVKVSDEAPVPVTAAVVEEEKEDTGVIGSESSSDEVLQAAQLFLDAGNTRDGEALARRAHEMSPTAQSAALLKTAQEKLLSELRREMMDASQVPALLVAPSNLKSLQLTAPERYLLSRVDGRRDVAAIVHVSPLQELDALKFFHGFVNMGLVKLTAR
- a CDS encoding glutaredoxin family protein, coding for MRVEIYSKPKCSLCDKAADIVEAVRARIPFELRLISILESPELFERWRHDIPVVVINDVPTFTLRFTEAELEARLREVQGGMSVAKCDDQSG
- a CDS encoding GGDEF domain-containing protein — encoded protein: MGVRRKRVGKAGQPPTVLLVEPRADDLERTRMLLGEAGFRVVPVTRFDAAVPLFEVIRPDAVLLAAQAPDYAAMQVARRLKQLSRGSVPLLYLVDSSDAGAYQHCLEKGQCVDVAPRAGSGAELTVKLHAQLRLKAAVLRAASGEEEETALALHDPVTGLYNRPFLLALLGLEVRRCERYGGTFSVVAAEVSGWSALRKDAGRGMAERLLVYSAVALGQTVREADAVARVGESQFAVMLPGTPAEAVPVMLSRVTARFESARFQVDGRVVRTSLALGAVSFPDTVGTPHQLLNAAQQEMRRTREFRRLAGAMARVSV